In the Malaclemys terrapin pileata isolate rMalTer1 chromosome 12, rMalTer1.hap1, whole genome shotgun sequence genome, one interval contains:
- the TM9SF4 gene encoding transmembrane 9 superfamily member 4 isoform X2: protein MCLLMLLALFHETSSFYVPGVAPINFHQKDPVEIKAVKLTSSRTQLPYEYYSLPFCQPNKITYKAENLGEVLRGDRIVNTPFQVFMNIEKKCEVLCNFPNKPVTLTVEQSKLIAERIREDYYIHLIADNLPVATRLEFYSNREEEEKKKEKDVQFEHGYRLGFVDSNKFYLHNHLSFILYYHREEVEENQEPTYRVVRFEVVPQSIKLEDLKADEKGTCMLPEAAGSAPQEIDPTKKNQLLFTYSVHWEESDIKWASRWDTYLTMSDVQIHWFSIINSVVVVFFLSGILSMIIIRTLRKDIANYNKEDDIEDTMEESGWKLVHGDVFRPPQYPMILSSLLGSGIQLFCMILIVIFVAMLGMLSPSSRGALMTTACFLFMFMGVFGGFSAGRLYRTLKGHRWKKGAFCTATLYPGVVFGICFVLNCFIWGKHSSGAVPFPTMVALLCMWFGISLPLVYLGYYFGFRKQPYDNPVRTNQIPRQIPEQRWYMNRFVGILMAGILPFGAMFIELFFIFSAIWENQFYYLFGFLFLVFIILVVSCSQISIVMVYFQLCAEDYRWWWRTFLVSGGSAFYVLIYAIFYFVNKLDIVEFIPSLLYFGYTALMVLSFWLLTGTIGFYAAYMFVRKIYAAVKID from the exons ATGTGTTTGCTGATGCTGCTTGCACTCTTTCATGAAACAAGCTCCTTCTATGTACCAGGTGTAGCTCCTATCAACTTCCACCAGAAGGACCCAGTAGAAATCAAG GCTGTGAAGCTCACCAGTTCACGAACCCAGCTGCCATATGAGTACTATTCCTTGCCTTTCTGCCAACCCAACAAGATAACGTACAAGGCTGAGAATCTGG GTGAGGTTCTGCGTGGGGACCGGATAGTAAACACGCCATTCCAGGTCTTCATGAACATAGAGAAGAAATGTGAGGTTCTGTGCAACTTTCCCAACAAGCCAGTCACCCTGACAGTGGAACAGAGCAAGCTGATTGCAGAGCGTATCCGGGAGGATTACTATATCCATCT TATTGCTGATAACTTGCCTGTGGCCACGCGGCTGGAGTTCTATTCGAAtcgtgaggaggaggagaagaagaaggaaaaagacGTGCAGTTTGAGCATGGATACAGGCTTGGTTTCGTGGACAGTAATAAG TTCTACCTGCACAACCACCTCTCCTTCATCCTTTACTACCAcagagaggaggtggaggagaatCAGGAGCCCACCTACAGGGTTGTGCGGTTTGAAGTGGTTCCCCAGAGCATTAAACTTGAAG ATCTGAAGGCAGATGAGAAGGGCACTTGTATGCTGCCTGAAGCTGCAGGCTCAGCCCCTCAGGAGATAGATCCCACTAAGAAGAACCAGCTGCTCTTCACCTACTCTGTCCACTGGGAG GAGAGTGACATTAAATGGGCTTCTCGCTGGGACACCTACCTGACCATGAGTGATGTGCAGATCCACTGGTTTTCCATCATTAACTCAGTCGTGGTTGTCTTTTTCCTTTCAG GTATTCTCAGCATGATCATTATCCGCACTCTCAGGAAGGACATTGCCAACTACAACAAGGAAGATGACATT GAAGATACAATGGAGGAATCTGGTTGGAAACTTGTGCATGGAGATGTCTTTAGGCCTCCACAATATCCCATGATTCTCAGCTCACTACTGGGCTCTGGAATTCAACTCTTTTGCATGATCCTGATAGTTATCT TTGTTGCCATGCTGGGGATGCTGTCGCCTTCTAGCCGGGGTGCCCTGATGACTACAGCCTGCTTTCTCTTCATGTTCATGGG GGTTTTTGGGGGGTTCTCTGCTGGCCGTCTTTATCGGACGCTGAAAGGCCACAGATGGAAGAAAGGCGCCTTCTGT ACGGCAACCCTGTACCCTGGTGTAGTCTTCGGGATCTGCTTTGTCCTGAACTGTTTCATATGGGGGAAGCACTCCTCTGGAGCG GTTCCTTTCCCCACCATGGTGGCCCTGCTCTGCATGTGGTTCGGTATCTCCTTGCCCTTGGTCTACCTGGGATACTACTTTGGATTTCGCAAACAGCCATATGATAATCCTGTGCGGACCAATCAGATTCCAAGGCAGATCCCGGAGCAGAGGTGGTACATGAACAGATTCGTTGG GATTCTTATGGCTGGCATTCTCCCTTTTGGAGCCATGTTCATTGAACTGTTCTTCATCTTCAGT GCGATCTGGGAGAACCAGTTCTATtacctctttggctttctcttcctGGTTTTTATAATCCTGGTGGTATCCTGCTCCCAAATCAGCATCGTTATGGTGTATTTCCAGCTCTGTGCTGAG GATTATCGCTGGTGGTGGAGGACCTTCTTGGTTTCTGGAGGATCTGCCTTCTATGTACTGATTTATGCCATCTTTTACTTTGTGAATAAG CTGGATATCGTTGAGTTCATTCCCTCCTTACTCTATTTTGGCTACACTGCTCTCATGGTCCTGTCTTTCTGGCTCCTCACTGGCACCATTGGCTTCTACGCAGCCTACATGTTTGTCCGTAAGATCTACGCGGCGGTGAAAATAGACTGA
- the TM9SF4 gene encoding transmembrane 9 superfamily member 4 isoform X1: MAAAGATERLMCLLMLLALFHETSSFYVPGVAPINFHQKDPVEIKAVKLTSSRTQLPYEYYSLPFCQPNKITYKAENLGEVLRGDRIVNTPFQVFMNIEKKCEVLCNFPNKPVTLTVEQSKLIAERIREDYYIHLIADNLPVATRLEFYSNREEEEKKKEKDVQFEHGYRLGFVDSNKFYLHNHLSFILYYHREEVEENQEPTYRVVRFEVVPQSIKLEDLKADEKGTCMLPEAAGSAPQEIDPTKKNQLLFTYSVHWEESDIKWASRWDTYLTMSDVQIHWFSIINSVVVVFFLSGILSMIIIRTLRKDIANYNKEDDIEDTMEESGWKLVHGDVFRPPQYPMILSSLLGSGIQLFCMILIVIFVAMLGMLSPSSRGALMTTACFLFMFMGVFGGFSAGRLYRTLKGHRWKKGAFCTATLYPGVVFGICFVLNCFIWGKHSSGAVPFPTMVALLCMWFGISLPLVYLGYYFGFRKQPYDNPVRTNQIPRQIPEQRWYMNRFVGILMAGILPFGAMFIELFFIFSAIWENQFYYLFGFLFLVFIILVVSCSQISIVMVYFQLCAEDYRWWWRTFLVSGGSAFYVLIYAIFYFVNKLDIVEFIPSLLYFGYTALMVLSFWLLTGTIGFYAAYMFVRKIYAAVKID; the protein is encoded by the exons ATGGCGGCAGCGGGGGCGACG GAAAGGCTGATGTGTTTGCTGATGCTGCTTGCACTCTTTCATGAAACAAGCTCCTTCTATGTACCAGGTGTAGCTCCTATCAACTTCCACCAGAAGGACCCAGTAGAAATCAAG GCTGTGAAGCTCACCAGTTCACGAACCCAGCTGCCATATGAGTACTATTCCTTGCCTTTCTGCCAACCCAACAAGATAACGTACAAGGCTGAGAATCTGG GTGAGGTTCTGCGTGGGGACCGGATAGTAAACACGCCATTCCAGGTCTTCATGAACATAGAGAAGAAATGTGAGGTTCTGTGCAACTTTCCCAACAAGCCAGTCACCCTGACAGTGGAACAGAGCAAGCTGATTGCAGAGCGTATCCGGGAGGATTACTATATCCATCT TATTGCTGATAACTTGCCTGTGGCCACGCGGCTGGAGTTCTATTCGAAtcgtgaggaggaggagaagaagaaggaaaaagacGTGCAGTTTGAGCATGGATACAGGCTTGGTTTCGTGGACAGTAATAAG TTCTACCTGCACAACCACCTCTCCTTCATCCTTTACTACCAcagagaggaggtggaggagaatCAGGAGCCCACCTACAGGGTTGTGCGGTTTGAAGTGGTTCCCCAGAGCATTAAACTTGAAG ATCTGAAGGCAGATGAGAAGGGCACTTGTATGCTGCCTGAAGCTGCAGGCTCAGCCCCTCAGGAGATAGATCCCACTAAGAAGAACCAGCTGCTCTTCACCTACTCTGTCCACTGGGAG GAGAGTGACATTAAATGGGCTTCTCGCTGGGACACCTACCTGACCATGAGTGATGTGCAGATCCACTGGTTTTCCATCATTAACTCAGTCGTGGTTGTCTTTTTCCTTTCAG GTATTCTCAGCATGATCATTATCCGCACTCTCAGGAAGGACATTGCCAACTACAACAAGGAAGATGACATT GAAGATACAATGGAGGAATCTGGTTGGAAACTTGTGCATGGAGATGTCTTTAGGCCTCCACAATATCCCATGATTCTCAGCTCACTACTGGGCTCTGGAATTCAACTCTTTTGCATGATCCTGATAGTTATCT TTGTTGCCATGCTGGGGATGCTGTCGCCTTCTAGCCGGGGTGCCCTGATGACTACAGCCTGCTTTCTCTTCATGTTCATGGG GGTTTTTGGGGGGTTCTCTGCTGGCCGTCTTTATCGGACGCTGAAAGGCCACAGATGGAAGAAAGGCGCCTTCTGT ACGGCAACCCTGTACCCTGGTGTAGTCTTCGGGATCTGCTTTGTCCTGAACTGTTTCATATGGGGGAAGCACTCCTCTGGAGCG GTTCCTTTCCCCACCATGGTGGCCCTGCTCTGCATGTGGTTCGGTATCTCCTTGCCCTTGGTCTACCTGGGATACTACTTTGGATTTCGCAAACAGCCATATGATAATCCTGTGCGGACCAATCAGATTCCAAGGCAGATCCCGGAGCAGAGGTGGTACATGAACAGATTCGTTGG GATTCTTATGGCTGGCATTCTCCCTTTTGGAGCCATGTTCATTGAACTGTTCTTCATCTTCAGT GCGATCTGGGAGAACCAGTTCTATtacctctttggctttctcttcctGGTTTTTATAATCCTGGTGGTATCCTGCTCCCAAATCAGCATCGTTATGGTGTATTTCCAGCTCTGTGCTGAG GATTATCGCTGGTGGTGGAGGACCTTCTTGGTTTCTGGAGGATCTGCCTTCTATGTACTGATTTATGCCATCTTTTACTTTGTGAATAAG CTGGATATCGTTGAGTTCATTCCCTCCTTACTCTATTTTGGCTACACTGCTCTCATGGTCCTGTCTTTCTGGCTCCTCACTGGCACCATTGGCTTCTACGCAGCCTACATGTTTGTCCGTAAGATCTACGCGGCGGTGAAAATAGACTGA